The window TGGTCAACCCATTGAACCTGCTGTGGGGAACACTTGAACTCTCCGGCGTGCTCCCGCGCAATGCACCGAAACTCATCGTCATTGTGCACCGGTACGGGGGACGAGATTATCTGCAGCTGCTGTGCGAGGCCCTGCCGGATCTGGTCTTTAATGGGCAGGGAAGAGTCTCGTCAGCGGCCGTACCATCCTTGCAGTACATGGTCGGCGTGAGCCGCACCAACGAACGCGACGAACAGTTCCTTGATTTCCATACCCTGCTCGGGCAGGTGACATCCGTTGATCATGAACGGCTGGACAAATTGCGGACCGCAGGTAGGCCCGATGATATCCAGTTCATCTGTCAGACGTCAGGGACCACCGGGTTGTCAAAAAGCGCTTTGTGGGACCATCGTCCACCGCTTGCCGCCGTCAACTTTGCTGCCAGGTCACTGGCGTATACGGAGCAGGAACGTTTTCTCAATCTGTCTCCGTTGTTCCACAACAGCGGGCTCTTCGCGATTAACCTGAATCTGGTCCTCAGCGGAAGCACGCTGTATCTGATGGAGTCTTTTAACGCGGAAACCGCGGTGCAACTGGTCGATCGTCATCGCATCACAGCGACATCTGGCTTCGAGGCGCACTGGCAGGGAATGCATCGGGTTCCAGGCTTCAAGGACTACGCATTTACTATCGACAAGGCTATAGTGGCGGGCGACCCGGCCACAATTGATCTCGTTCGTGCGATGTGTCCGGCGGGCGCGACCGTCACAGGCCTGTATGCCCAGACGGAGAATGGCCCCCTGATTTCGCTTGGCGATCACGATTGCATGGACGCGGGACTGAATAAACATACGCATGGCCGTCCGCTTCCCGGCGTGCAGGTCGTGATCAAGAATCCTGACACCGGAGAGCGCATGCGACAGGGCGCAGGTGGTGAAATCTGCTACCGCAGCCCGTTTATGTTTCGCGGATATCTCAATCAACCGGATGAAGCCGCCAAGGCCATTGACACAGAAGGCTATTTTCACAGTGGTGACTATGGCCATCTCGACAATGGCTATCTGACTTATCTCGGCCGGCTCGGAGGTGTCGTCAAATCTGGTGGCGAAAACGTGTCCACGACCCGCGTGAGCACCTTGCTGCTGGACGTATTCCAGAACCGGTTCGATGACGTCAAAACGGTTGGAATTCCGGATCCTTACTGGGGGGCGCGTGTGATCAGTTTCGTAAGAACCCGGGAAGGCACATTGCTCGAAAGCGATGCCATGTTGCGCGAAGCTTGCAAGGGAAAAATGGCGTCGTACGAGATCCCACGCAACTTCCTCACTTGGGAAGGAGAATGGCCGATGTCACCAGAAGGAAAAATCGACTTCTCGGTGCTGCGAAGCGTCGCGCAGTCGCGCTTTTCGAACATCTGAAAAAGAAGCTTATTTTTGAAGCGTCGTGGCAGAGAGATTGCAGCTATCTGACGCAAGCTCACGTTGCGGCTATCACATAGACTGTATCTGCGGATATGGCGGTGCTCAGTTGGGAAAGTTTAGGTGCGAAACATTACGAAGATGCGAATTTCTGCCCACCCTTACTAAGTCTGTATCCCCCTTCGTTTTGGTAGAAAGAGCCAGAAAATGAATCTGCGTAATCTCCCTGCAGACGTACGGCCAGGTGTCGGATCTGGCCTCGTTCCCGCCATTCTTATCGTTATGGTCGTGATGGGAATTCCCTTATTTCACACAACAAGAATGTATGCATTCAAGAGTTTGAAAAGACCAATGGCAAGCTGATGTTGAGGGCGGCAATGAAGAGTGCGCTGTTGGCAACGCGCGACGAGTAAATAAAATGGCCATGTCGGCGTCGCATGGCGCGGATCTCGGTAGCGGAGCGGTAACAATAGTAGTACAAACAATGGCTCAATCAAGAGCAGTTTGAGTATGGTCGCCGACGTTAGTGGTGTTATAGATGGGATCGCGTTTCAAACAAACATCTTAGCGCTAAATGTTTCGGTGGAAGATGCCCGCGCGGGGGAGCGGGGATGTGACTTTGTCGTTGTGCTTCAGAAGTACGCAACATTCAGCTATGGCCGCCAAGGAGA is drawn from Noviherbaspirillum saxi and contains these coding sequences:
- a CDS encoding class I adenylate-forming enzyme family protein; translation: MLQERIARSAWYNETVPKLFATTRTTFPDKAALVYEGREMSYRALGDEVDRLSQALLNLGIGKGDVVSTLPSPTPEFVSLYLATLQIGAVVNPLNLLWGTLELSGVLPRNAPKLIVIVHRYGGRDYLQLLCEALPDLVFNGQGRVSSAAVPSLQYMVGVSRTNERDEQFLDFHTLLGQVTSVDHERLDKLRTAGRPDDIQFICQTSGTTGLSKSALWDHRPPLAAVNFAARSLAYTEQERFLNLSPLFHNSGLFAINLNLVLSGSTLYLMESFNAETAVQLVDRHRITATSGFEAHWQGMHRVPGFKDYAFTIDKAIVAGDPATIDLVRAMCPAGATVTGLYAQTENGPLISLGDHDCMDAGLNKHTHGRPLPGVQVVIKNPDTGERMRQGAGGEICYRSPFMFRGYLNQPDEAAKAIDTEGYFHSGDYGHLDNGYLTYLGRLGGVVKSGGENVSTTRVSTLLLDVFQNRFDDVKTVGIPDPYWGARVISFVRTREGTLLESDAMLREACKGKMASYEIPRNFLTWEGEWPMSPEGKIDFSVLRSVAQSRFSNI